Proteins encoded together in one Synechococcus sp. A15-62 window:
- a CDS encoding DUF1997 domain-containing protein, producing MTVLSPTETDNQLHGGDPQVRCYSSHFEDSMQMLAPQAVVARYLDDHQSWFESCASPMQVEAIDQQSYSLTLGKFGNFGFEVEPTIALRLLPQQEGIYRIETVRTVPQSLALRHHYDVDFRAGMHLVPEQEHTSVQWDLDLKVWIRLPKVITMLPDQLVQSSGDHLLKQIVRQISRRLTWKVQEDFHAAHGLSCPPRQRAAF from the coding sequence GTGACGGTCTTGTCGCCCACTGAAACCGACAATCAGCTGCACGGTGGCGACCCGCAGGTGCGCTGCTACAGCAGCCACTTCGAGGATTCGATGCAGATGCTGGCGCCCCAAGCGGTGGTAGCTCGATACCTGGATGACCATCAGAGCTGGTTTGAAAGTTGCGCCAGCCCCATGCAGGTCGAGGCGATCGATCAGCAGTCCTACAGCCTCACCCTGGGGAAGTTCGGCAACTTCGGTTTCGAAGTGGAGCCCACAATTGCTCTGCGACTGCTGCCACAGCAGGAAGGGATCTACCGGATCGAAACGGTTCGAACCGTGCCGCAATCCCTTGCCCTGCGCCATCACTACGACGTCGATTTCCGTGCGGGGATGCACCTGGTCCCCGAACAGGAGCACACCTCGGTGCAATGGGACCTGGATCTCAAGGTCTGGATCCGTCTGCCCAAGGTGATCACCATGCTTCCGGATCAGTTGGTCCAGAGCAGTGGTGATCACCTGCTCAAGCAGATTGTGCGCCAGATTTCACGCCGGCTGACATGGAAGGTGCAGGAAGACTTTCATGCGGCCCATGGCCTGAGCTGCCCGCCCCGTCAGCGAGCAGCCTTCTGA
- a CDS encoding 4-hydroxy-3-methylbut-2-enyl diphosphate reductase produces the protein MDTHAFKRSLHHSERYNRRGFGRAEEVAESLEQAYQSGLIGTIRDNGYRLEHGRLNVRLAEAFGFCWGVERAVAMAYETRKHYPSERLWITNEIIHNPSVNDHLREMDVQFIPVEQGVKDFSGVTSGDVVILPAFGATVQEMQLLNERGCHIVDTTCPWVSKVWNTVEKHKKHTFTSIIHGKVKHEETLATSSFAGTYLVVLDLEEAQYVADYILGNGDREDFIKLFAKACSPGFDPDRDLERLGVANQTTMLKSETEEIGRLFERTMLNKYGPTQLNDHFLAFNTICDATQERQDAMFSLVDEPLDLMVVIGGFNSSNTTHLQEIAVSRGIRSFHIDTPERIDVGSNSIEHKPLAADLSREGDFLPEGPVRVGITSGASTPDRAVEEVIEKLMQLSEN, from the coding sequence ATGGACACCCACGCCTTCAAGCGCTCCCTCCACCATTCCGAGCGTTACAACCGGCGAGGCTTCGGGCGCGCTGAGGAAGTGGCCGAAAGCCTTGAGCAGGCTTACCAGAGCGGCCTGATCGGCACGATCCGGGACAACGGCTACCGACTGGAACACGGCCGGCTCAACGTCCGATTGGCGGAAGCCTTCGGCTTCTGCTGGGGTGTTGAACGGGCCGTAGCGATGGCCTACGAGACCCGCAAGCACTACCCCAGCGAGCGTCTCTGGATCACGAACGAGATCATCCACAACCCCTCCGTGAACGATCACCTCAGGGAGATGGATGTGCAGTTCATTCCTGTCGAACAGGGAGTGAAGGACTTCTCAGGCGTCACCTCCGGTGATGTGGTGATCCTGCCTGCCTTTGGTGCCACCGTTCAGGAAATGCAGCTGCTGAATGAACGGGGCTGCCACATCGTTGACACGACCTGTCCCTGGGTCTCCAAGGTGTGGAACACCGTTGAGAAACACAAAAAGCACACCTTCACCTCGATCATTCACGGCAAGGTGAAGCACGAGGAAACACTGGCCACAAGCTCATTTGCTGGCACCTATCTGGTGGTGCTCGACCTGGAGGAAGCCCAGTACGTCGCCGATTACATCCTCGGCAACGGTGACCGTGAAGACTTCATCAAACTCTTTGCCAAAGCCTGCTCTCCAGGGTTCGATCCCGATCGGGACCTCGAACGGCTGGGGGTGGCCAACCAGACCACGATGCTGAAGAGCGAGACCGAGGAGATCGGACGCTTGTTCGAACGCACCATGCTGAACAAATACGGCCCGACCCAGCTGAACGACCATTTCCTGGCCTTCAACACCATCTGCGACGCCACCCAGGAACGTCAGGACGCCATGTTCTCCCTTGTGGATGAACCCCTGGACCTAATGGTGGTGATCGGTGGTTTCAACTCCTCCAACACCACCCACCTGCAGGAGATTGCTGTCAGCCGCGGCATTCGCTCGTTCCACATCGACACGCCCGAGCGCATCGACGTCGGGAGCAATTCGATCGAGCACAAACCACTGGCAGCCGACCTCAGTCGTGAGGGCGATTTCCTGCCTGAGGGCCCCGTTCGGGTGGGCATCACCTCCGGTGCCTCAACCCCGGATCGGGCGGTGGAAGAGGTGATCGAAAAACTGATGCAATTGAGCGAAAACTGA
- the sfsA gene encoding DNA/RNA nuclease SfsA: MTGLPSPGDALLRFEPLTEGVLLKRYKRFLADVELSSGETVTAHCANTGPMTGVLIPGQRVRLRFAPSPKRKLAWTWEQAEVPGADGQPCWVGINTALPNRLVRATVEAGCLEAQLGAIAGIRAEVAYGTNKRSRIDLLLTPAEQNPDQRPIYLEVKNTTWTDGSTALFPDTVTERGQKHLIELMGVLPDARAVLVPCLSRPDVTAFAPGDSADPRYGELFRQATISGVEVLPCCFSFSADAVHWQGTRLVDLG, from the coding sequence ATGACTGGCCTTCCCTCTCCGGGCGATGCCCTGCTGCGCTTTGAACCTCTAACCGAGGGCGTGCTGCTGAAGCGCTACAAACGCTTCCTGGCCGATGTGGAGCTGAGCAGCGGCGAGACCGTCACCGCCCACTGCGCTAACACCGGCCCGATGACGGGAGTCTTGATCCCTGGCCAACGGGTGCGTCTGCGCTTTGCACCCTCCCCCAAACGCAAGCTGGCCTGGACCTGGGAGCAAGCCGAAGTGCCAGGTGCCGATGGCCAACCTTGCTGGGTGGGCATCAACACGGCCCTGCCCAACCGCCTGGTTCGCGCCACAGTCGAAGCTGGGTGCCTGGAGGCTCAACTGGGCGCCATTGCAGGGATCCGCGCTGAGGTGGCCTATGGGACCAACAAGCGCAGCCGGATCGACCTCCTGCTGACGCCGGCCGAGCAGAACCCCGATCAACGACCGATCTACCTGGAGGTGAAGAACACCACCTGGACCGACGGCAGCACGGCCCTGTTCCCCGACACGGTGACTGAACGGGGGCAAAAGCATCTGATTGAGCTGATGGGGGTGCTTCCGGATGCGCGGGCAGTGCTGGTGCCCTGCCTCAGCCGGCCGGACGTGACTGCCTTTGCTCCCGGCGACAGCGCCGATCCGCGCTACGGGGAACTGTTTCGCCAGGCCACCATCAGTGGCGTGGAGGTTCTGCCTTGTTGTTTCAGCTTCAGCGCCGATGCGGTGCACTGGCAGGGGACTCGCCTAGTCGACCTAGGTTGA
- the purH gene encoding bifunctional phosphoribosylaminoimidazolecarboxamide formyltransferase/IMP cyclohydrolase, which translates to MAPVALLSVSDKSGLVPLAEALHRTHGYQLLSSGGTAKVLEQAGLPVTRVSEHTGAPEILGGRVKTLHPRVHGGILAKRGDASHQADLEQQNIAPIDVVVVNLYPFRETIARADVTWDQAIENIDIGGPAMVRAAAKNHAYVAVLTSPDQYDRLLTAMAESGGSVPSELRRQLALEAFQHTASYDTAISRWMAEQTAAEGSPWLEAVPLRQTLRYGENPHQKARWFSHPKQGWGGAIQLQGKELSTNNLLDLEAALATVREFGYGTDGSAPASQPAAVVVKHTNPCGVAVGASMPAALTRALDADRVSAFGGIIAMNGVVEATAARELTSLFLECVVAPGFTSEAREVLAAKANLRLLELAPQAIDAAGPDHVRSILGGLLVQDLDDQAITPVDWTVASQRPPTPQEKLDLEFAWRLVRHVRSNAIVVAKDGQSLGVGAGQMNRVGSARIALEAAGEKAQGAVLASDGFFPFDDTVRLAASHGITAVIHPGGSMRDGDSIKACDELGLAMQLTGRRHFLH; encoded by the coding sequence ATGGCTCCTGTCGCTCTCCTGAGTGTTTCCGATAAGTCCGGGCTGGTGCCCCTGGCGGAGGCTCTGCATCGGACCCATGGCTATCAGCTGCTCTCCAGTGGGGGCACGGCCAAGGTGCTCGAGCAGGCCGGCCTTCCGGTGACCCGTGTGTCGGAGCACACCGGGGCTCCAGAAATTCTTGGCGGTCGTGTGAAAACGCTCCATCCAAGGGTGCATGGCGGGATTCTGGCCAAGCGGGGTGACGCGTCTCACCAGGCTGATCTTGAGCAGCAGAACATCGCCCCCATCGATGTGGTGGTGGTCAACCTCTATCCCTTCCGCGAAACGATTGCGCGGGCTGACGTCACCTGGGATCAGGCGATCGAGAACATCGACATCGGTGGCCCTGCCATGGTTCGGGCGGCCGCCAAGAATCACGCCTATGTGGCTGTCCTTACCAGCCCTGACCAATACGACCGTCTGTTGACCGCCATGGCGGAGTCGGGCGGGAGCGTGCCTTCGGAGCTGCGGCGGCAACTGGCCCTTGAAGCGTTCCAGCACACCGCCTCGTACGACACCGCCATCAGCCGCTGGATGGCCGAGCAAACCGCCGCAGAAGGCAGCCCTTGGTTGGAGGCGGTGCCGCTGCGGCAGACCCTCCGGTACGGCGAAAATCCCCACCAGAAAGCGCGCTGGTTCAGCCATCCCAAACAGGGTTGGGGTGGGGCCATTCAGCTGCAGGGCAAGGAGCTGAGCACCAACAACCTTCTGGATCTCGAGGCTGCCCTCGCCACGGTGCGGGAGTTCGGCTACGGGACCGACGGCTCCGCTCCGGCGTCGCAGCCTGCCGCCGTGGTCGTCAAGCACACCAATCCCTGTGGTGTGGCCGTCGGCGCTTCGATGCCTGCAGCACTGACGCGGGCCCTGGATGCTGATCGGGTGAGTGCCTTCGGCGGCATCATTGCCATGAACGGTGTGGTGGAAGCCACGGCGGCCCGTGAGCTCACCAGCCTGTTCCTGGAATGCGTTGTGGCACCGGGCTTCACGTCAGAGGCGCGGGAGGTGCTGGCGGCCAAAGCCAATCTGCGCTTGTTGGAGCTGGCTCCGCAGGCCATTGATGCGGCTGGCCCCGATCACGTGCGGAGCATTCTTGGTGGTCTTCTGGTTCAGGATCTTGATGACCAGGCGATCACGCCTGTCGACTGGACTGTGGCCAGCCAGCGGCCGCCCACACCCCAGGAAAAGCTGGACTTGGAATTTGCCTGGCGTTTGGTGCGTCACGTGCGCTCCAACGCCATCGTTGTGGCCAAGGATGGGCAGAGCCTTGGTGTGGGTGCCGGGCAGATGAATCGCGTGGGTTCCGCGCGGATTGCCCTGGAAGCTGCGGGTGAGAAAGCGCAGGGAGCCGTCCTGGCCAGTGATGGCTTCTTCCCGTTTGATGACACGGTGCGTCTGGCTGCCAGCCACGGCATCACCGCCGTGATTCATCCCGGCGGGAGCATGCGCGATGGAGATTCGATCAAAGCTTGCGATGAGCTCGGCCTGGCGATGCAGCTCACGGGGCGCCGTCATTTTCTGCACTGA
- a CDS encoding DUF4079 domain-containing protein — protein MLATLPFSLNFAHPLAEWGLLAVGGWALYLGIKAKKTRTGTPEQRKELVPKKFAQRHYLWGSILLAVMTLGTLGGMAVTYLNNGKLFVGPHLLVGLAMTGMIAVAASLSPLMQRGNLIARKAHVGLNMGMLTLFLWQAVSGMEIVNKIWANR, from the coding sequence ATGCTCGCCACCCTCCCCTTCAGCCTCAATTTCGCTCACCCCCTAGCGGAGTGGGGCCTGCTCGCCGTTGGTGGTTGGGCGCTTTACCTGGGGATCAAGGCCAAGAAAACCCGCACCGGCACCCCCGAACAGCGCAAAGAACTGGTGCCGAAAAAGTTCGCCCAGCGCCATTACCTCTGGGGCAGCATCCTGCTGGCCGTGATGACCCTCGGCACGCTGGGTGGCATGGCGGTCACCTATCTGAACAACGGCAAGTTGTTTGTCGGTCCGCACCTGCTGGTGGGTCTGGCCATGACTGGGATGATCGCCGTCGCCGCGTCGCTCTCACCCCTGATGCAGCGGGGCAATCTGATTGCGCGCAAGGCTCATGTGGGCTTGAACATGGGCATGCTCACGCTGTTCCTCTGGCAGGCCGTCAGCGGCATGGAGATCGTCAACAAGATCTGGGCTAACCGCTGA
- a CDS encoding ammonium transporter, whose translation MTTAFHAPPQRRRKTLQEASLLEGPMLLLKGIRGFSSNRAMTWLACAPLALMGLGIFTLSAKAEELPELSAAFLANNLWLLVATILVIFMNAGFAMVEAGMCRQKNAVNILAKNLFVFALAVTAYWFMGYSLMYGDSVIDGWLYFGGLFFDPTVTAETISDAGLVPTVDFLFQAAFAGTAATIVSGLVAERIKFGEFVIFALVLTAFIYPVAGSWEWNGGWLNSVGSVEFIDFAGSSIVHSVGAWAGLVGAMLLGPRIGKYVDGKVQAIPGHNMSIATLGALILWIGWYGFNPGSQLAMDQWVPYVAVTTTLGAAGGAIGATVISTITSKKPDLTMIINGILAGLVSVTAGCGNLTLTGSWVAGVVGGIIVVFSVAALDAAGIDDPVGAFSVHGVCGVWGTIVIGLWGYDVQGDGSGLGLLVGGGVEQLGIQALGAAAYAIWTVVTCFIAWQIIGSLFGGIRVTEQEESEGLDIGEHGMEAYAGFSTTNN comes from the coding sequence ATGACAACTGCATTCCACGCGCCACCGCAAAGGCGGCGCAAAACACTGCAGGAGGCAAGCCTCCTGGAAGGCCCGATGCTGCTCCTGAAGGGCATCCGTGGCTTCAGCTCCAACCGCGCCATGACCTGGCTCGCCTGCGCGCCCCTGGCGCTCATGGGCCTTGGCATCTTCACGCTGTCGGCCAAGGCCGAAGAGCTGCCTGAGCTCTCCGCTGCTTTCCTGGCCAACAACCTCTGGCTTCTGGTCGCCACCATCCTGGTGATCTTCATGAATGCCGGCTTCGCCATGGTCGAAGCAGGCATGTGCCGGCAAAAGAATGCCGTCAATATCCTCGCCAAGAACCTGTTTGTGTTTGCCCTCGCGGTGACCGCCTACTGGTTCATGGGCTACTCCTTGATGTACGGCGACTCCGTCATCGACGGCTGGCTGTATTTCGGGGGCCTCTTCTTCGACCCGACCGTCACCGCTGAGACCATCAGCGATGCAGGCCTGGTTCCCACCGTTGATTTCCTGTTCCAGGCGGCCTTCGCCGGAACCGCTGCCACGATCGTTTCCGGTCTTGTGGCTGAGCGGATCAAGTTCGGCGAATTCGTGATCTTCGCCCTGGTCCTCACCGCCTTCATCTATCCAGTTGCTGGCAGCTGGGAATGGAATGGTGGCTGGCTCAACAGTGTTGGCAGCGTCGAATTCATCGACTTTGCTGGTTCCTCGATCGTGCACTCCGTCGGAGCTTGGGCCGGCCTGGTCGGCGCCATGCTGCTTGGACCTCGCATCGGCAAATACGTCGATGGCAAGGTTCAGGCGATCCCTGGCCACAACATGTCTATCGCCACCCTTGGCGCTCTGATCCTCTGGATCGGCTGGTACGGCTTCAACCCCGGTTCCCAGCTGGCCATGGACCAGTGGGTTCCCTACGTGGCCGTCACCACCACCCTCGGTGCAGCCGGTGGTGCCATCGGCGCCACGGTGATCTCCACGATCACCTCCAAGAAGCCTGACCTCACCATGATCATCAACGGCATCCTGGCCGGCCTGGTGAGCGTGACTGCCGGTTGCGGCAACCTCACCCTGACGGGTTCCTGGGTGGCTGGTGTAGTGGGCGGCATCATCGTCGTCTTCTCCGTCGCCGCTCTCGATGCCGCAGGCATTGATGACCCCGTCGGCGCCTTCTCCGTGCACGGTGTGTGCGGCGTATGGGGCACGATCGTGATCGGTCTCTGGGGCTACGACGTCCAGGGCGACGGCTCTGGCCTCGGCCTGCTGGTCGGCGGCGGCGTTGAGCAGCTCGGCATCCAGGCTCTGGGTGCTGCTGCCTATGCCATCTGGACCGTGGTCACCTGCTTCATCGCCTGGCAGATCATCGGCTCCCTCTTCGGCGGCATCCGCGTCACCGAACAGGAAGAGTCCGAAGGTCTGGACATCGGCGAACACGGCATGGAGGCCTACGCCGGTTTCTCCACCACCAACAACTGA